A single Rhopalosiphum padi isolate XX-2018 chromosome 4, ASM2088224v1, whole genome shotgun sequence DNA region contains:
- the LOC132929770 gene encoding uncharacterized protein LOC132929770, giving the protein MKSSLVLILAVCISYSVAVEVPNLVNWRYDNDTIPEMLPRNMRDKSEIEIENAVFNAYQNQLRVVSEYSGHVYDPAFPFGYFKNEVIIPNTHSYESDIDFAFNNNVFRGLTDYNENVIIVKWAPDQIETNVEWKEANIRGHYFYSNSTYFDQGNYHIQLEDLKYRANTTFTENTMKYPSSVPSSSISYKSVKASFSGNIPAVTNVDNSNSLKYFLEDVAFQHIADNVVKSMQPNISIAIRQAVRPYIIFKNVSDPNFKGFNVSTPLGIQLKVDEVFTNGLNQTHQRVKNMTVDMANKKLISKTELVMHYLSGTFRVQLTTTNNKEYEDKAYFEIENINIRPVSNMFNRDDCHANTTITNTKVVVNPENLNLSKDEEIEINRALVEEYNNTLKKKFDKTVCIALADMLNSKAGNF; this is encoded by the exons ATGAAGTCGTCATTGGTTTTGATTTTGGCTGTTTGCATTTCTTACTCTGTTGCAG TCGAAGTACCCAATTTAGTGAATTGGAGATATGACAATGATACGATACCTGAGATGTTGCCGAGAAATATGCGAGACAAAAGTGAAATAGAAATTGAAAATGCTGTTTTTAATGCGTACCAAAATCAACTTAGAGTAGTTTCTGAGTACAGCGGTCATGTTTATGACCCCGCATTTCCGTTTGGATATTTCAAAAATGAAGTTATCATACCGAATACACATTCATATGAATCAGACATTGATTTTGCATTCAACAACAACGTATTCAGAGGACTAACGGATTATAACGAAAACGTTATTATCGTTAAATGGGCACCTGATCAA ATCGAAACTAATGTCGAATGGAAAGAGGCAAATATTAGAGGAcactatttttattcaaatagcaCATACTTTGATCAAGGAAACTATCACATTCAATTGGAAGATTTAAAATACCGAGCAAATACAACATTTACTGAAAACACCATGAAATACCCATCTTCAGTGCCAAGTTCAAGCATTTCATATAAAAGTGTTAAAGCTTCATTTTCAGGAAATATTCCAGCTGTAACAAATGTCGACAATTCAAATAGCCTAAA atatttccTGGAAGATGTTGCTTTCCAACACATCGCCGATAATGTAGTGAAGTCGATGCAACCTAACATTTCTATCGCAATTAGACAAGCAGTTAGACCATACATTATATTCAAGAACGTATCGGACCCAAACTTCAAAGGATTTAATGTCAGTACACCTTTGGGCATACAACTCAAAGTCGATGAAGTTTTCACTAATGGCTTGAACCAAACTCATCAAAGAGTAAAAAATATGACTGTTGACATGGCCAATAAAAAATTGATCTCAAAAACCGAGTTGGTTATGCATTATTTGAGCGGAACTTTCCGAGTGCAGCTTACCACCACCAACAACAAAGAGTACGAAGATAAAGCTTACTTTGAAATCGAAAATATCAATATACGTCCAGTTAGCAATATGTTCAACCGTGATGATTGCCATGCAAATACCACTATTACAAACACAAAAGTTGTGGTAAACCCTGAAAATTTGAACTTGTCCAAAGATGAGGAGATTGAAATAAACCGTGCTTTAGTGGAGGAATATAATAACACCCTTAagaaaaaatttgataaaactgTTTGCATAGCTTTGGCTGATATGCTTAACTCCAAAGCCGGAAACTTTTAA